One genomic segment of Pempheris klunzingeri isolate RE-2024b chromosome 21, fPemKlu1.hap1, whole genome shotgun sequence includes these proteins:
- the ngdn gene encoding neuroguidin, with the protein MAAPVDNDLIESDLPKAVELLKNLTEQLASVTSHVRELLTQVKDGAFNTSKGLSFLDLRYHLLLFYLQDLTHLIAIKTEGGKIKDSEALNRVVTIRTVLEKMRPLDHKLKYQIDKLLRTAVTGSLAENDPLQLRPNPDNLISKLGESEESEDEAENETASDKKAAHSSGRKYVPPKIAAVHYDGDMTEADKKKAQAERQRRAALRSSVIQELRQQYSDAPEEVRDRRDFQSERESREELHRKNYEESMMVRLNMPKSQKNSKKRGMLSMSAQLSGITHFSDITALTGGEGGQDGDISRPKKKKKLMKKKTKRRAFKKHR; encoded by the exons ATGGCTGCGCCTGTTGACAAC GATTTAATTGAAAGTGATTTGCCCAAAGCTGTAGAGCTGCTGAAGAATCTCACAGAACAG CTGGCCTCAGTAACGAGTCATGTCCGTGAGCTGCTGACACAGGTCAAAGATGGAGCATTTAACACGTCAAAG GGTTTGTCTTTCTTGGACCTCCGGTATCACCTGCTGCTCTTCTACCTCCAAGACCTCACGCACCTGATCGCCATCAAAACAGAAGGAGGCAAAATAAAAGACAGCGAAGCCTTGAACAGAGTGGTCACAATCAGAACG GTCCTGGAGAAGATGCGGCCGCTAGATCACAAACTTAAGTACCAGATTGATAAACTGTTGCGCACAGCTGTCACCGGCAGTTTAG CTGAAAATGACCCACTGCAGCTCCGTCCCAATCCTGACAACCTCATCAGCAAA TTGGGTGAATCTGAGGAGTCTGAGGATGAAGCTGAAAATGAGACGGCCTCAGACAAGAAAGCAGCCCACTCTAGTGGCAGGAAATATGTACCGCCAAAGATTGCTGCAGTGCATTATG ACGGTGACATGACAGAAGCAGACAAGAAGAAGGCCCAGGCAGAGCGTCAGCGGCGTGCTGCCCTCAGAAGCTCCGTGATTCAGGAGCTCAGACAGCAGTACAGCGACGCTCCAGAGGAGGTCAGGGACAGACGAGACTTCCAGAGCGAGCGGGAGAGCCGCGAAGAGCTGCACAG GAAAAATTATGAGGAGTCAATGATGGTGCGTCTCAACATGCCCAAAAGTCAGAAGAACTCCAAAAAGAGAGGCATGCTGTCCATGTCGGCCCAGCTGAGCGGTATCACGCActtcagtgacatcacagcactGACGGGTGGCGAAGGCGGACAG GACGGGGATATCTCCCGCcccaagaagaaaaagaaactcatGAAGAAGAAAACCAAAAGAAGAG cttttaaGAAGCACAGATAG